Proteins from a single region of Streptomyces spectabilis:
- a CDS encoding zinc-binding dehydrogenase — MHAVVLREFGPAQNLRYETVPDPEPGPGQVRIAVRAAGVHFIETVMRAGAASDLAPPLPELPAIFGGEVAGVVDAVGPGVDGSWLGRSVVTGSGTPGGYAELAVAAVEQVHPLPDGLGFQDAVAMVVTGATAVGLLDIARLTADDVVLVTSAAGGVGRLVVQHALAVGATVVGAAGGAAKADAVRKLGAEAVDYREDGWDDAVRELLGGEQRPVTVVLDGVGGPLAAAAFELIGEGGRFVSIGYASQVAFTPPPGPVAYVDALRALLNRPQDRPGYEGRALAAGARGELVPAVQSFPLSHAAEVHAALERRETTGKVVLVP, encoded by the coding sequence ATGCACGCCGTCGTACTGCGCGAGTTCGGACCCGCTCAGAACCTTCGCTACGAGACCGTGCCGGACCCGGAGCCGGGGCCCGGCCAGGTCCGGATCGCCGTCCGGGCGGCCGGGGTCCACTTCATCGAGACCGTGATGCGGGCGGGGGCCGCGAGCGATCTCGCGCCGCCGCTGCCCGAGCTGCCCGCGATCTTCGGCGGTGAGGTCGCCGGGGTCGTGGACGCGGTGGGCCCCGGGGTCGACGGCTCCTGGCTCGGGCGGTCCGTCGTGACCGGGTCCGGGACGCCCGGCGGGTACGCCGAGCTGGCCGTCGCCGCGGTGGAGCAGGTCCATCCGCTGCCCGACGGGCTCGGGTTCCAGGACGCCGTGGCCATGGTCGTCACCGGCGCCACCGCCGTGGGACTGCTCGACATCGCCCGACTCACCGCCGACGACGTGGTGTTGGTGACCTCCGCGGCCGGAGGTGTCGGCCGTCTCGTCGTCCAGCACGCGCTCGCCGTGGGCGCCACCGTGGTCGGTGCGGCGGGCGGGGCCGCCAAGGCCGACGCCGTGCGCAAGCTCGGCGCCGAGGCCGTCGACTACCGCGAGGACGGCTGGGACGACGCCGTCCGCGAACTGCTCGGCGGCGAGCAGCGGCCCGTGACCGTGGTCCTGGACGGGGTCGGTGGGCCCCTGGCCGCCGCCGCCTTCGAACTCATCGGCGAGGGCGGCCGGTTCGTGTCCATCGGGTACGCCTCGCAGGTCGCCTTCACGCCTCCGCCGGGCCCGGTCGCGTACGTCGACGCGCTGCGCGCGCTGCTGAACCGGCCCCAGGATCGGCCCGGTTACGAGGGCCGTGCCCTGGCCGCTGGGGCGCGCGGCGAGCTTGTGCCTGCCGTGCAGTCGTTTCCGTTGTCTCATGCCGCCGAGGTGCATGCTGCGCTGGAGCGGCGGGAGACCACTGGGAAAGTGGTGTTGGTGCCGTGA
- a CDS encoding NAD(P)-dependent oxidoreductase: MSSASPKPPVSVLGLGNMGSALAAALLKAGHPTTVWNRTAAKTGPLTAQGATPAETPLAAVTAAPLVIACLTLNDHVYDVFEPLAEELRGKTLVNTTNGTPAQARELAAWAAKHDIAYVDAGIMAIPPMIATPGAYILYSGDEKAFEEHRETLAALADTKWVGQDAGLAALWDLSLLTGMYGMIVGVTQAFALTGRAGVPPKEFAPLLADWVTAMTNGLVPGTAAALESGQHLTDVSSLLVNQAAFPNLLATFAEAGVSDELFAGVQPLLDRAVEQGHGADGLSRLAELLKQD; the protein is encoded by the coding sequence ATGTCCTCCGCGTCCCCCAAGCCGCCCGTGTCCGTCCTCGGCCTCGGCAACATGGGCAGCGCCCTGGCGGCCGCCCTGCTCAAGGCGGGCCACCCCACCACGGTCTGGAACCGCACGGCCGCGAAGACGGGCCCCCTCACGGCCCAGGGCGCGACCCCCGCCGAGACGCCCCTTGCGGCGGTCACCGCCGCCCCGCTGGTGATCGCCTGCCTCACCCTCAACGACCACGTCTACGACGTCTTCGAGCCGCTCGCCGAAGAGCTGCGCGGCAAGACCCTGGTGAACACCACGAACGGCACCCCGGCCCAGGCCCGCGAGCTCGCCGCCTGGGCCGCGAAGCACGACATCGCGTACGTCGACGCCGGGATCATGGCCATCCCGCCGATGATCGCGACGCCGGGCGCGTACATCCTCTACAGCGGCGACGAGAAGGCCTTCGAGGAGCACCGCGAGACGCTGGCGGCCCTGGCCGACACCAAGTGGGTCGGCCAGGACGCGGGCCTCGCCGCGCTCTGGGACCTGTCGCTGCTCACCGGCATGTACGGGATGATCGTCGGCGTGACGCAGGCGTTCGCCCTGACGGGCAGGGCGGGCGTGCCGCCGAAGGAGTTCGCGCCGCTCCTGGCCGACTGGGTCACCGCGATGACGAACGGCCTCGTGCCCGGCACCGCGGCGGCCCTGGAGTCCGGGCAGCACCTGACGGACGTGTCCAGCCTGTTGGTGAACCAGGCGGCGTTCCCCAACCTGCTCGCGACGTTCGCGGAGGCGGGCGTCAGCGACGAGCTGTTCGCGGGCGTACAGCCCCTGCTCGACCGCGCGGTCGAACAGGGCCACGGCGCAGACGGCCTCTCCCGCCTGGCCGAACTACTCAAGCAGGACTGA
- a CDS encoding DUF4232 domain-containing protein, with product MRTNRRTTTALLTLTAALSLTTLAGTAATAAAPAKAAAPVTCSAANTKVTVKQVDRPINHLLLTAKNTGTKTCYAYNAPYLRFDEAQSATQIVEDSKPQAVVTLKPGQSAYAGIGTSSPEGEHGHDAKKLGVLFSNRSATGSVGSTTHPKLPGGSVYVDTSAYVTYWQSTAADALRW from the coding sequence ATGCGCACGAACCGCCGCACCACCACCGCCCTCCTCACCCTCACCGCCGCGCTCTCCCTGACCACTCTCGCCGGTACGGCGGCGACGGCCGCCGCCCCCGCCAAGGCCGCGGCCCCGGTCACCTGCTCCGCCGCCAACACCAAGGTCACCGTCAAGCAGGTCGACCGCCCGATCAACCACCTGCTCCTGACCGCCAAGAACACCGGCACGAAGACGTGTTACGCGTACAACGCCCCGTACCTGCGCTTCGACGAGGCCCAGTCCGCCACCCAGATCGTCGAGGACAGCAAGCCGCAGGCGGTCGTCACCCTGAAGCCGGGCCAGTCCGCGTACGCCGGCATCGGCACCTCGTCGCCGGAGGGCGAGCACGGCCACGACGCCAAGAAGCTCGGCGTCCTCTTCTCCAACCGCTCGGCGACCGGCAGCGTGGGCTCCACGACCCACCCGAAGCTCCCGGGCGGCAGCGTGTACGTGGACACCTCCGCGTACGTCACCTACTGGCAGTCGACGGCCGCGGACGCCCTTCGCTGGTAG
- a CDS encoding DUF4232 domain-containing protein, with product MRAPVRRSRTRLFAAATIAVAALSLTACDDEDGTRDEGAAKSTQSSTGGTSEQPDKTDGESGANGSDASDGGEGSGGASGSGGEGTSGGASGGATGGKETDPYDPANRVPCSAANTSITATPVQRPLNYMLLTVTNTGSKMCDLKGYPRVKFEDAQSVPPVMENTKPQAVTSLKPGGKGYAGVILSAGDGSGGEGRTAQSVEIGFEGSDRMAEAALQAKGVHVDDKLRVTYWLTSSTDALN from the coding sequence ATGCGTGCGCCCGTCCGACGCTCCCGTACCCGCCTGTTCGCCGCCGCGACGATCGCGGTCGCCGCGCTCTCGCTCACGGCGTGCGACGACGAGGACGGCACCCGGGACGAGGGCGCGGCGAAGTCCACGCAGTCGTCCACGGGCGGCACTTCGGAGCAGCCTGACAAGACTGACGGTGAATCCGGGGCCAATGGTTCCGACGCGAGCGACGGCGGGGAGGGCTCCGGCGGCGCCTCCGGAAGCGGCGGCGAGGGCACGTCCGGCGGGGCGTCGGGCGGCGCGACCGGCGGCAAGGAGACGGACCCCTACGACCCGGCGAACCGCGTCCCCTGCTCCGCCGCCAACACCTCGATCACCGCGACGCCGGTGCAGCGCCCCCTCAACTACATGCTCCTGACGGTCACCAACACCGGCTCCAAGATGTGCGACCTGAAGGGCTATCCGCGGGTCAAGTTCGAGGACGCGCAGTCCGTCCCGCCGGTCATGGAGAACACCAAGCCGCAGGCGGTCACCTCCCTCAAGCCGGGCGGGAAGGGCTACGCCGGAGTGATCCTGTCCGCCGGTGACGGCAGCGGCGGCGAGGGCCGCACCGCGCAGAGCGTGGAGATCGGCTTCGAGGGCAGCGACCGGATGGCCGAGGCCGCGCTCCAGGCCAAGGGCGTCCACGTGGACGACAAGCTGCGCGTCACGTACTGGCTGACCAGCTCGACCGACGCGCTCAACTGA
- a CDS encoding helix-turn-helix domain-containing protein, which produces MGAGDLAELLRELKGRSGLSYGALAKRLHVSTSTLHRYVNGTAVPTEFAPVERLARLCKATPDELMEVHRRWIVADATRGRKAEPEPVQEAEATPEPEPEPERVPEPEPVSSEPEPEPVPEPETELEVARRHEPRSKSRLSLSRGKRQRLGALAAVGVVLAVAGTALAVHSASGSSGGGDGKHAAADDTPRPDTARSPSGTAEKQPSGRPSLTSSAKPPEKDEDKQDGGRTKSGPRGGGEGSEGRAPGAGGEASGGGSGRAPLTVSTQPQYWDNECGRPYLINRPPDRLPSPPTPQDAAGWVSAFDAVSAESHDVKFTVQGTGKETVVLESLNIRVVGRSDPPAWNKYLMGFLGVGCGGNVPKHSFNAKLDHGRPALVPEGDDFPYKVSEKDPETFYVLTTAKSRYVRWYLELEWSSGTRHGTVVINDEGKPFRTSGAPDDHLFGYTLEGREWVKAWRRPNGEDGYEWEGR; this is translated from the coding sequence GTGGGGGCGGGCGATCTCGCGGAGCTGTTGCGAGAACTGAAGGGGCGGTCCGGGCTCAGCTACGGAGCCCTCGCCAAGAGACTGCACGTCAGCACGTCGACGCTCCACCGCTATGTCAACGGCACCGCCGTGCCGACGGAGTTCGCGCCGGTCGAGCGCCTCGCCCGGCTGTGCAAGGCCACTCCGGACGAGCTGATGGAGGTCCACCGCAGGTGGATCGTCGCCGACGCGACGCGCGGGCGGAAGGCGGAGCCGGAACCCGTACAGGAAGCCGAGGCCACGCCGGAGCCGGAGCCGGAGCCGGAGCGCGTGCCGGAACCGGAACCCGTGTCGTCGGAACCGGAACCGGAACCCGTGCCGGAGCCGGAGACGGAACTCGAAGTGGCACGGCGGCACGAGCCCCGGTCCAAGTCCCGTCTGTCACTGTCGCGCGGCAAGCGGCAGCGGCTCGGCGCGCTCGCCGCCGTCGGCGTCGTGCTCGCCGTCGCGGGCACCGCCCTCGCCGTGCACTCGGCGTCGGGGAGTTCGGGCGGCGGCGACGGCAAGCACGCCGCCGCGGACGACACGCCCCGCCCGGACACCGCGCGCTCGCCGTCGGGCACGGCCGAGAAGCAGCCGTCCGGCAGGCCCTCGCTCACCTCCTCGGCCAAGCCGCCGGAGAAGGACGAGGACAAGCAGGACGGCGGCCGTACGAAGAGCGGCCCGCGGGGCGGCGGCGAAGGCAGCGAGGGCCGCGCCCCGGGCGCGGGCGGCGAGGCCTCCGGCGGCGGCTCGGGCCGCGCCCCCCTCACCGTCTCCACGCAGCCCCAGTACTGGGACAACGAGTGCGGGCGCCCCTACCTCATCAACCGCCCGCCGGACCGGCTGCCCTCGCCGCCCACCCCGCAGGACGCCGCGGGCTGGGTGTCCGCGTTCGACGCGGTCTCGGCCGAGAGCCATGACGTGAAGTTCACCGTCCAGGGGACCGGCAAGGAGACCGTCGTCCTGGAGTCCCTGAACATCCGCGTCGTCGGCAGGAGCGATCCGCCCGCCTGGAACAAGTACCTCATGGGCTTCCTGGGCGTGGGCTGCGGCGGCAACGTGCCCAAGCACTCCTTCAACGCGAAGCTGGACCACGGCAGGCCCGCCCTCGTCCCCGAGGGCGACGACTTCCCGTACAAGGTGAGCGAGAAGGACCCCGAGACCTTCTACGTCCTCACCACGGCCAAGTCCCGTTACGTGCGCTGGTACCTGGAGCTTGAGTGGTCCAGCGGCACCCGGCACGGGACGGTCGTCATCAACGACGAGGGCAAGCCGTTCCGCACGAGCGGAGCCCCGGACGACCACCTCTTCGGCTACACCCTCGAAGGCAGGGAGTGGGTGAAGGCGTGGCGCCGCCCGAACGGGGAGGACGGCTACGAATGGGAGGGCAGGTAG
- a CDS encoding PLP-dependent aminotransferase family protein, translating to MTATAPAPAPSTAPVPAFAARAAAVGGSPVRDILAVTARPEVINFAGGLPAPEFFDSEGFAAAYQAVLTEQPGQALQYSTTEGEPALRARIAARYTERGLVTDADDILVTSGSQQALSLLATALVEPGDTVLVENPCYLAALQVFAFTGAHVVAVPGDEQGIDPGALESLIAEHRPKLLYTVPTFQNPTGRTMPAERRAAVAAVAARCGIWLVEDDPYGELRFEGERAPWIAAHPGAEDRTALLGSFSKVMAPGLRLGWLRAPAALRRACAIAKQGADLHTPTVNQLAAAWYLERYDLDAHVARVAGVYGERRDAMLAGLAAALPEGATWNRPEGGMFLWVRLPSGYDATERLRDVVAHDVAYVPGAPFYAGAPDPATLRLCFVTQTPEEIGEGLRRLRLGLA from the coding sequence ATGACCGCCACCGCACCCGCACCCGCGCCCAGCACCGCGCCCGTCCCGGCCTTCGCGGCCCGCGCCGCCGCCGTCGGCGGCTCGCCCGTACGGGACATCCTCGCGGTCACCGCACGACCTGAGGTCATCAACTTCGCGGGCGGCCTGCCCGCGCCCGAGTTCTTCGACAGCGAGGGCTTCGCCGCCGCCTACCAGGCCGTCCTCACGGAGCAGCCCGGGCAGGCGCTCCAGTACTCCACGACCGAGGGCGAGCCCGCGCTGCGCGCCCGCATAGCCGCGCGGTACACCGAGCGCGGGCTCGTCACCGACGCCGACGACATCCTCGTCACGTCCGGCTCGCAGCAGGCCCTCTCGCTGCTCGCGACGGCGCTCGTCGAGCCCGGGGACACCGTGCTCGTCGAGAACCCCTGCTATCTCGCGGCCCTTCAGGTGTTCGCCTTCACCGGCGCGCACGTCGTCGCCGTGCCCGGTGACGAGCAGGGCATCGACCCCGGCGCCCTGGAGTCGCTGATCGCCGAGCACCGGCCCAAGCTCCTGTACACCGTGCCGACGTTCCAGAACCCCACCGGGCGCACCATGCCCGCCGAGCGGCGCGCGGCCGTCGCCGCCGTGGCCGCGCGGTGCGGGATCTGGCTCGTCGAGGACGACCCGTACGGGGAGCTGCGGTTCGAGGGCGAGCGCGCGCCGTGGATCGCCGCCCACCCGGGGGCCGAGGACCGGACCGCGCTGCTCGGCAGCTTCTCGAAGGTGATGGCGCCGGGCCTCCGGCTCGGCTGGCTGCGCGCCCCCGCCGCGCTGCGGCGCGCCTGCGCCATCGCCAAGCAGGGTGCCGACCTGCACACGCCGACCGTCAACCAGCTCGCCGCCGCCTGGTACTTGGAGCGGTACGACCTGGACGCGCACGTGGCGCGGGTGGCCGGGGTGTACGGGGAGCGGCGGGACGCGATGCTCGCGGGCCTGGCGGCCGCGCTCCCCGAAGGGGCCACGTGGAACCGTCCCGAGGGCGGGATGTTCCTGTGGGTGCGGCTGCCTTCCGGGTACGACGCCACGGAGCGGCTGCGGGACGTGGTCGCGCACGACGTGGCCTATGTGCCGGGGGCGCCGTTCTACGCGGGTGCGCCCGACCCGGCGACGCTGCGGCTGTGCTTCGTCACCCAGACCCCGGAGGAGATCGGGGAGGGCCTGCGTCGCCTTCGGCTGGGGCTCGCCTAG
- the argS gene encoding arginine--tRNA ligase: protein MASVQSLTASVHQRLADALSAALPEAAPADPLLRRSDRADFQANGILALAKKQKANPRDLATQVVGAIDAPGLLKDVEVSGPGFLNITVTDRAITETLAARAADGDRLGVPLKAEPGTTVIDYAQPNVAKEMHVGHLRSAVIGDALRGMLDFTGEKTIGRHHIGDWGTQFGMLIQYLIENPDQLSAETDTDGEQAMSNLNRVYKASRAVFDADEDFKERARKRVVALQSGDKETLGLWQRFVDESKVYFYSVFEKLDMEVRDEEIVGESAYNDLMPETARLLEESGVAVRSEGALVVFFDDIKGKDDKPVPLIVQKADGGFGYAASDLSAIRNRVFDLAATTLLYVVDVRQSLHFKMVFETARRMGWLNDDVTAHNMGYGTVLGADGKPFKTRAGETVRLEDLLDEAVQRAAEVVREKAKDLTEDEIQERAAQVGVGAVKYADLSTSPSRDYKFDLDQMVSLNGDTSVYLQYAYARIQSILRKAGDTAPAAHAELELAPAERGLGLHLDAFGDTVFEAAAEYAPHKLAAYLYQLASLYTTFYDKCPVLKAETPAQVENRLFLCDLTARTLHQGMALLGIRTPERL, encoded by the coding sequence ATGGCCTCGGTCCAGTCCCTCACCGCCTCCGTACACCAGCGCCTCGCGGACGCCCTCTCGGCAGCCCTGCCGGAGGCAGCCCCCGCCGACCCGCTGCTGCGACGCAGTGACAGGGCCGACTTCCAGGCCAACGGGATCCTCGCGCTCGCCAAGAAGCAGAAGGCCAACCCGCGCGACCTCGCCACCCAGGTCGTCGGCGCGATCGACGCCCCCGGGCTCCTGAAGGACGTCGAGGTCTCGGGACCCGGCTTCCTGAACATCACGGTCACGGACCGGGCGATCACCGAGACGCTCGCGGCCCGCGCGGCCGACGGCGACCGCCTCGGCGTGCCCCTGAAGGCCGAGCCGGGCACCACGGTCATCGACTACGCCCAGCCGAACGTGGCGAAGGAGATGCACGTAGGCCACCTGCGCTCGGCGGTCATCGGCGACGCCCTTCGCGGCATGCTCGACTTCACCGGCGAGAAGACGATCGGCCGGCACCACATCGGCGACTGGGGCACCCAGTTCGGCATGCTCATCCAGTACCTGATCGAGAACCCGGACCAGCTGTCCGCGGAGACCGACACGGACGGCGAGCAGGCCATGTCGAACCTGAACCGGGTCTACAAGGCCTCGCGCGCGGTCTTCGACGCCGACGAGGACTTCAAGGAGCGCGCCCGCAAGCGGGTCGTCGCCCTCCAGTCCGGCGACAAGGAGACCCTCGGCCTGTGGCAGCGGTTCGTCGACGAGTCGAAGGTCTACTTCTACTCGGTCTTCGAGAAGCTGGACATGGAGGTCCGCGACGAGGAGATCGTCGGCGAGTCCGCGTACAACGACCTGATGCCCGAGACCGCCCGCCTCCTGGAGGAGTCCGGCGTCGCGGTCCGCTCGGAGGGCGCGCTCGTCGTCTTCTTCGACGACATCAAGGGCAAGGACGACAAGCCGGTCCCGCTGATCGTGCAGAAGGCCGACGGCGGCTTCGGCTACGCGGCCTCCGACCTGTCCGCGATCCGCAACCGCGTCTTCGACCTCGCCGCGACGACGCTCCTGTACGTGGTGGACGTGCGGCAGTCGCTGCACTTCAAGATGGTCTTCGAGACGGCCCGGCGCATGGGCTGGCTGAACGACGACGTCACCGCGCACAACATGGGCTACGGCACGGTGCTCGGCGCGGACGGCAAGCCGTTCAAGACCCGTGCGGGTGAGACCGTGCGCCTGGAGGACCTCCTCGACGAGGCGGTGCAGCGCGCCGCCGAGGTCGTGCGCGAGAAGGCGAAGGACCTCACCGAGGACGAGATCCAGGAGCGGGCCGCGCAGGTCGGCGTCGGCGCGGTGAAGTACGCGGACCTGTCCACGTCGCCGAGCCGCGACTACAAGTTCGACCTGGACCAGATGGTGTCGCTCAACGGCGACACGTCCGTCTACCTCCAGTACGCGTACGCCCGCATCCAGTCGATCCTGCGCAAGGCGGGCGACACCGCGCCTGCCGCGCACGCGGAGCTTGAGCTGGCCCCGGCGGAGCGCGGCCTCGGCCTGCACCTGGACGCGTTCGGCGACACGGTCTTCGAGGCCGCCGCCGAGTACGCGCCGCACAAGCTGGCGGCGTACCTCTACCAGCTGGCGTCCCTGTACACGACGTTCTACGACAAGTGCCCGGTCCTGAAGGCGGAGACCCCGGCCCAGGTGGAGAACCGCCTGTTCCTCTGCGACCTGACGGCCCGCACCCTCCACCAGGGCATGGCCCTCCTGGGCATCAGGACCCCCGAGCGCCTCTAG
- the lysS gene encoding lysine--tRNA ligase — translation MAQSTDTTDWVSRYADEVIAESERRAAGAKSSAAAPAIVVASGLSPSGPIHLGNLREVMTPHLVADEIRRRGHEVRHLISWDDYDRYRKVPAGVPGVDESWAEHIGKPLTSVPAPAGSAHPNWAEHFKSAMIASLRELGVEFDGISQTEQYTSGTYRAQVLHAMKHRADIDAILDQYRTKKDPAKGKKQAQKPVDEAELEAAEGSGAASEDDGSGGSAGYFPYKPYCGQCEKDLTTVTSYDDDSTELAYVCTACGFGETVLLSEFNRGKLVWKVDWPMRWAYEGVVFEPSGVDHSSPGSSFVVGGQIVRQIFDGVQPIGPMYAFVGISGMAKMSSSRGGVPTPADALKIMEAPLLRWLYARRKPNQSFKIAFDQEIQRLYDEWDKLEGKVADGSALPADAAAHSRAVRTAAGELPRTPRPLPYRTLASVADITAGAEDQTLRILGDLDPSAPLASLDEVRPRLDRAENWITTQVPAEARTIVRAEPDAELLSSLDDESRESLRLLLEGLDSHWSLDGLTHLVYGVPKVRAGFSADATAKELPPEIKVAQRSFFALLYRLLVTRETGPRLPTLLLAVGAERVRKLLGA, via the coding sequence GTGGCTCAGAGCACCGATACCACCGACTGGGTCTCCCGCTACGCGGACGAGGTCATCGCCGAGTCGGAGCGTCGTGCCGCGGGCGCGAAATCCAGCGCCGCCGCACCGGCGATCGTGGTGGCCTCGGGCCTGTCCCCCTCCGGCCCCATCCACCTGGGCAATCTGCGCGAGGTCATGACCCCGCACCTGGTCGCCGACGAGATCCGCCGCCGGGGCCACGAGGTGCGGCACCTCATCTCCTGGGACGACTACGACCGCTACCGCAAGGTCCCGGCCGGGGTCCCCGGCGTCGACGAGTCCTGGGCGGAGCACATCGGCAAGCCGCTGACGTCCGTGCCCGCGCCCGCCGGGTCCGCGCACCCGAACTGGGCCGAGCACTTCAAGTCCGCGATGATCGCCTCCCTGCGCGAGCTCGGCGTCGAGTTCGACGGGATCAGCCAGACCGAGCAGTACACCTCGGGGACGTACCGCGCGCAGGTCCTGCACGCGATGAAGCACCGCGCCGACATCGACGCGATCCTCGACCAGTACCGCACGAAGAAGGACCCGGCCAAGGGCAAGAAGCAGGCGCAGAAGCCCGTCGACGAGGCCGAGCTGGAGGCCGCGGAGGGCTCCGGCGCCGCCAGCGAGGACGACGGCAGCGGCGGCTCCGCCGGGTACTTCCCGTACAAGCCCTACTGCGGGCAGTGCGAGAAGGACCTGACCACCGTCACCTCGTACGACGACGACTCCACCGAGCTGGCGTACGTCTGCACGGCGTGCGGCTTCGGCGAGACCGTGCTCCTGAGCGAGTTCAACCGCGGCAAGCTGGTCTGGAAGGTCGACTGGCCGATGCGCTGGGCGTACGAGGGCGTGGTCTTCGAGCCGAGCGGCGTGGACCACTCGTCCCCGGGCTCGTCGTTCGTCGTCGGCGGGCAGATCGTCCGGCAGATCTTCGACGGCGTGCAGCCCATCGGCCCCATGTACGCCTTCGTGGGCATCTCCGGCATGGCCAAGATGTCCTCCTCGCGCGGCGGCGTGCCCACCCCGGCCGACGCGCTGAAGATCATGGAGGCGCCGCTGCTCCGCTGGCTGTACGCGCGCCGCAAGCCCAACCAGTCCTTCAAGATCGCCTTCGACCAGGAGATCCAGCGGCTCTACGACGAGTGGGACAAGCTGGAGGGCAAGGTCGCCGACGGCAGCGCGCTGCCCGCCGACGCCGCCGCGCACTCGCGCGCGGTGCGCACCGCCGCGGGCGAGCTGCCGCGCACGCCGCGGCCGCTGCCCTACCGCACGCTGGCCTCCGTCGCCGACATCACCGCCGGTGCCGAGGACCAGACCCTGCGGATCCTGGGCGACCTCGACCCGTCGGCGCCGCTCGCCTCCCTCGACGAGGTCCGGCCCCGGCTCGACCGCGCCGAGAACTGGATCACCACGCAGGTGCCGGCCGAGGCCCGCACGATCGTCCGGGCCGAGCCGGACGCCGAGCTCCTGTCGTCCCTGGACGACGAAAGCCGTGAATCGCTGCGCCTCCTCCTGGAGGGGCTCGACTCGCACTGGTCCCTGGACGGTCTGACGCACCTCGTGTACGGCGTGCCGAAGGTGCGGGCCGGGTTCTCCGCGGACGCCACGGCCAAGGAGCTGCCGCCGGAGATCAAGGTGGCCCAGCGCTCCTTCTTCGCGCTCCTGTACCGCCTCCTGGTCACCCGGGAGACCGGGCCGCGGCTTCCCACGCTGCTGCTCGCGGTCGGCGCGGAGCGCGTGCGCAAGCTCCTCGGCGCCTGA
- a CDS encoding DUF2637 domain-containing protein — MQLTRMHRILIGVVVFGALVIAGIGFAGSYAAVRELAEKKGFGSFSVVFPIGIDAGICVLLALDLLLTWIRIPFPLLRQTAWLLTAATIAFNGAAAWPDPLGVGMHAVIPVLFVVAVEAARHAVGRIADITADKHMEGVRMTRWLLSPLPTFLLWRRMKLWELRSYDQVIKLEQERLVYQARLRSRFGRRWRSKAPVESLMPLRLARYGVPLAETAPAGLAAAGIEPAVLPPVTAVPVAERPAQQPELAPAPASAPAAAPAAAPPQVHAEPEPERPVELQKPSPPQPPGRPEGVEGPEGPDGQWAPGQHGSPWFAAPQPQRPQGEAPLPYDPEGPYEEWYEEQDQEAYETFEGARPYARPAEPDAAEFRVPSGPGRTRPLANGTANGQLIPNPRAEQAPDDEPEPLPEPAEGAPGLPDDMTREEAYFSAFRKYVSEMGDYPNARQFSLYLMDLYGVTGQAGGPLTESTLRPYLRGFRDRYQQDLDAEEHIA, encoded by the coding sequence ATGCAGCTGACACGCATGCACCGGATACTCATCGGGGTCGTCGTCTTCGGTGCGCTCGTCATCGCCGGCATCGGCTTCGCCGGTTCCTACGCGGCCGTGCGCGAGCTCGCCGAGAAGAAGGGCTTCGGCTCCTTCTCCGTGGTGTTCCCCATCGGCATCGACGCGGGCATCTGTGTGCTCCTCGCGCTCGACCTGCTCCTGACGTGGATCCGCATCCCCTTCCCGCTGCTCCGCCAGACCGCGTGGCTCCTGACGGCGGCGACGATCGCGTTCAACGGCGCGGCGGCGTGGCCGGACCCGCTGGGCGTGGGCATGCACGCCGTGATCCCGGTGCTCTTCGTGGTGGCGGTGGAGGCCGCGCGGCACGCGGTCGGCCGGATCGCCGACATCACGGCCGACAAGCACATGGAGGGCGTGCGCATGACGCGCTGGCTGCTCTCCCCGCTGCCCACCTTCCTCCTCTGGCGCCGCATGAAGCTGTGGGAGCTGCGCAGTTACGACCAGGTCATCAAGCTGGAGCAGGAGCGGCTCGTCTACCAGGCGCGCCTTCGCTCCCGCTTCGGCCGCCGCTGGCGCAGCAAGGCCCCCGTGGAGTCCCTGATGCCGCTGCGGCTCGCCCGCTACGGCGTGCCGCTCGCGGAGACCGCCCCCGCGGGCCTGGCCGCCGCGGGCATCGAACCGGCCGTCCTGCCGCCCGTGACCGCCGTGCCCGTGGCCGAGCGGCCCGCGCAGCAGCCGGAGCTGGCCCCGGCACCCGCGTCGGCACCGGCTGCGGCCCCCGCCGCCGCACCGCCGCAGGTCCATGCCGAGCCCGAGCCCGAGCGGCCCGTGGAGCTGCAGAAGCCCTCACCGCCGCAGCCGCCTGGGCGGCCCGAGGGGGTCGAGGGACCGGAAGGGCCGGACGGCCAGTGGGCGCCGGGCCAGCACGGCAGCCCTTGGTTCGCGGCGCCGCAGCCGCAGCGCCCGCAGGGCGAGGCACCGCTCCCCTACGACCCGGAGGGCCCGTACGAGGAGTGGTACGAGGAGCAGGATCAGGAGGCCTACGAGACGTTCGAGGGCGCGCGGCCGTACGCCCGCCCCGCGGAGCCGGACGCCGCCGAGTTCCGGGTCCCGTCGGGTCCGGGCCGCACCCGCCCGCTGGCGAACGGCACCGCGAACGGGCAGCTGATCCCGAACCCGCGCGCGGAGCAGGCGCCCGACGACGAGCCGGAGCCGCTGCCCGAGCCCGCCGAGGGCGCGCCGGGCCTGCCGGACGACATGACGCGCGAGGAGGCGTACTTCAGCGCCTTCCGCAAGTACGTGAGCGAGATGGGCGACTATCCGAACGCCCGCCAGTTCAGCCTGTACCTGATGGACCTGTACGGCGTCACGGGCCAGGCGGGCGGCCCCCTCACGGAGAGCACCCTGCGCCCCTACCTGCGCGGCTTCCGGGACCGCTACCAGCAGGACCTGGACGCCGAGGAACACATCGCCTGA